A window of Amycolatopsis australiensis contains these coding sequences:
- the purS gene encoding phosphoribosylformylglycinamidine synthase subunit PurS: MARVVVDVMPKPEILDPQGQAALGAAGRLGFTGITEIRQGKHFEIEVDDTVDDATLEKIAEGFLANPVIEQWTIKRVDA; this comes from the coding sequence GTGGCCCGAGTCGTCGTCGACGTCATGCCGAAGCCCGAAATCCTCGACCCGCAGGGGCAGGCCGCACTCGGCGCCGCCGGCCGCCTGGGGTTCACCGGGATCACCGAGATCCGCCAGGGCAAGCACTTCGAGATCGAGGTCGACGACACGGTCGACGACGCGACGCTCGAGAAGATCGCGGAAGGCTTCCTCGCCAACCCGGTCATCGAGCAGTGGACGATCAAGCGGGTGGACGCGTGA
- the purQ gene encoding phosphoribosylformylglycinamidine synthase subunit PurQ: protein MSARIGVITFPGTLDDGDAARAVRYAGGEAVPLWHADENLHDVDAVVVPGGFSYGDYLRAGVIARFAPVMTPVIEAARAGMPVLGICNGFQILCEAGLLPGAMIRNQGLHFICRDQWLRVENNATAWTTRYEPGAEILIPMKNIDGCYVAEQSTLDELEAEGRVVFRYVGGNPNGSRNDIAGIRSENGRVVGLMPHPEHAIDALTGPSDDGLGMFYSAVDALVKA from the coding sequence GTGAGCGCGCGCATCGGCGTCATCACGTTCCCGGGCACGCTCGACGACGGCGACGCGGCCCGCGCGGTCCGCTACGCCGGCGGCGAAGCGGTGCCGCTGTGGCACGCGGACGAGAACCTGCACGACGTCGACGCGGTCGTCGTCCCGGGCGGCTTCTCCTACGGCGACTACCTGCGCGCGGGCGTGATCGCCCGGTTCGCGCCGGTGATGACGCCGGTGATCGAGGCGGCGCGCGCGGGCATGCCGGTGCTCGGCATCTGCAACGGGTTCCAGATCCTCTGCGAGGCGGGCCTGCTGCCGGGCGCGATGATCCGCAACCAGGGCCTGCACTTCATCTGCCGCGACCAGTGGCTGCGGGTGGAGAACAACGCGACGGCGTGGACGACGCGGTACGAGCCCGGCGCGGAGATCCTGATCCCGATGAAGAACATCGACGGGTGCTACGTCGCCGAGCAGTCCACTTTGGACGAGCTGGAGGCGGAGGGTCGCGTGGTGTTCCGGTACGTCGGCGGCAACCCGAACGGGTCGCGCAACGACATCGCGGGCATCCGCAGCGAGAACGGCCGGGTGGTCGGGCTGATGCCGCACCCGGAGCACGCGATCGACGCACTGACCGGCCCCTCGGACGACGGGCTGGGCATGTTCTACAGCGCGGTCGACGCGCTGGTGAAGGCCTGA
- a CDS encoding TIGR03618 family F420-dependent PPOX class oxidoreductase, with product MSSFVMTAAEREEFLSGVHVGVLAVERADRAPLAVPVWYDYSPGGELLIWMERDTVKDRSIRAAGRLSLVAQDENPPYKYVTVEGPVVANDEPPTREQALRIAERYWPAEQATAYVDSALGENSVLVRVRPEKWLSNDQSKG from the coding sequence ATGTCGTCGTTCGTGATGACCGCGGCGGAGCGCGAAGAGTTCCTGAGCGGGGTGCACGTGGGGGTGCTGGCGGTGGAGCGCGCGGACCGGGCACCGCTGGCCGTCCCGGTCTGGTACGACTACTCGCCGGGCGGCGAGCTGCTGATCTGGATGGAACGCGACACGGTCAAGGACAGGTCGATCCGCGCGGCCGGGCGCCTGAGCCTGGTGGCGCAGGACGAGAACCCGCCGTACAAGTACGTGACGGTGGAGGGCCCGGTGGTGGCGAACGACGAGCCGCCGACGCGCGAACAGGCGTTGCGGATCGCTGAGCGGTACTGGCCTGCGGAGCAGGCGACGGCTTACGTCGACTCCGCCTTGGGTGAGAATTCGGTGCTCGTGCGGGTTCGGCCGGAGAAGTGGCTGTCGAACGACCAGAGCAAGGGTTGA
- a CDS encoding ABC transporter ATP-binding protein yields the protein MKRLPTASRRDVRRWALKTAMGHKREFGLLLGALAVATLIGLAGPQLLGTLVDDVAAGTTTGRVDVLAAAFVGILVLQALARKVARMRGAVFGELVLAETREEFVGTALRLPLGTVEAAGTGDLLSRATTDLGRIDHAARFAAPEILIAAVTVVFTVVAMVCTSPLLALGLLIALPLLVSVNVWYQRRIPSVMQWMLDRWADLTTSVHETAEGARTVEALGLTERRIGAAYDALDRSILGERRMRALQLRWLPSLEISYVLPIAVMLPLGLLAYTRGWAGLGEITTMLLYVQAMAAPLNEALFWLEDLQVAAAAARRILGVRSVATEEAPKVTEVPRGRDIDVDGVRFAYTADREVLHGIDLRVPRGERLAIVGPSGAGKSTLGRLLAGIAAPTAGSVRIGGQDVSALADDVLRGEVLLLTQEHHVFSGTLRQNLALPARREGGDWTDDELLAALESAGASDWVASLPAGLDTKLGSGEHPVPAAIAQQLALARVVLADPHTLVLDEATSLLDTGSARDLERSLNSVLAGRTVIAIAHRLHTAAAADRVAVVEGGRVTELGPHDQLLSAGGSYARLVAAAS from the coding sequence ATGAAACGGCTCCCCACGGCGTCCCGGCGGGACGTCCGGCGCTGGGCGCTGAAGACGGCGATGGGCCACAAGCGCGAGTTCGGGCTGCTGCTCGGCGCGCTCGCGGTGGCGACGCTGATCGGGCTCGCCGGGCCGCAGCTGCTCGGCACGCTGGTCGACGACGTCGCGGCCGGCACGACGACCGGCCGTGTCGACGTGCTGGCGGCCGCGTTCGTCGGGATCCTGGTGCTGCAGGCACTGGCGCGGAAGGTCGCCCGGATGCGCGGTGCGGTGTTCGGCGAGCTGGTGCTGGCCGAGACGCGCGAGGAGTTCGTCGGGACGGCGCTGCGGCTGCCGCTCGGCACGGTCGAGGCGGCGGGCACCGGCGACCTGCTCAGCCGCGCCACCACCGACCTCGGCCGGATCGACCACGCGGCGCGGTTCGCGGCGCCGGAGATCCTGATCGCGGCGGTGACCGTGGTGTTCACCGTCGTCGCGATGGTGTGCACGTCGCCGCTGCTCGCGCTGGGCCTGCTGATCGCGCTGCCGCTGCTGGTCAGCGTCAACGTCTGGTACCAGCGGCGGATCCCGTCGGTGATGCAGTGGATGCTTGACCGCTGGGCGGACCTGACCACGAGCGTCCACGAGACGGCGGAGGGCGCGCGCACGGTCGAGGCGCTCGGGCTGACCGAGCGGCGGATCGGCGCGGCGTACGACGCGCTGGACCGCAGCATCCTCGGCGAGCGCCGGATGCGGGCGCTGCAGCTGCGGTGGCTGCCGTCGCTGGAGATCAGCTACGTGCTGCCGATCGCGGTGATGCTGCCGCTCGGGCTGCTCGCGTACACGCGCGGCTGGGCCGGGCTCGGCGAGATCACCACGATGCTGCTGTACGTGCAGGCGATGGCGGCGCCGCTGAACGAGGCGTTGTTCTGGCTGGAGGACCTGCAGGTGGCGGCGGCCGCGGCGCGCCGGATCCTCGGCGTCCGGTCGGTGGCCACCGAGGAGGCGCCGAAGGTGACGGAAGTGCCGCGCGGGCGTGACATCGACGTCGACGGCGTGCGGTTCGCGTACACGGCCGACCGCGAGGTGCTGCACGGCATCGACCTGCGGGTGCCGCGTGGCGAGCGGCTGGCGATCGTCGGGCCGTCGGGCGCGGGCAAGTCGACGCTCGGCCGGCTGCTGGCGGGCATCGCGGCGCCGACGGCGGGCTCGGTGCGGATCGGCGGCCAGGACGTCTCCGCGCTCGCCGACGACGTCCTGCGCGGCGAGGTCCTGCTGCTGACCCAGGAGCACCACGTGTTCTCCGGGACGCTGCGGCAGAACCTGGCGCTCCCGGCGCGTCGCGAGGGCGGCGACTGGACGGACGACGAGCTGCTGGCGGCGCTGGAGTCGGCGGGGGCGTCCGACTGGGTGGCGTCGCTGCCGGCCGGCCTCGACACGAAGCTGGGCTCGGGCGAGCACCCGGTGCCGGCGGCGATCGCGCAGCAGCTGGCGCTGGCCCGCGTGGTGCTGGCGGACCCGCACACGCTGGTGCTGGACGAGGCGACGTCCCTGCTGGACACGGGCTCGGCGCGGGACCTGGAGCGGTCGCTGAACAGCGTTTTGGCGGGGCGGACGGTGATCGCGATCGCCCACCGGCTGCACACGGCGGCGGCGGCCGACCGGGTCGCGGTGGTCGAGGGCGGCCGGGTCACGGAGCTGGGACCACACGATCAGCTGCTTTCGGCGGGCGGCTCGTACGCGCGTCTGGTGGCGGCGGCTTCGTAG
- a CDS encoding ABC transporter ATP-binding protein, whose product MLSATYPFPPLRLPARPSASRFLLAVFRARLGTVLGAAALGVVWALPGALVPLVIGQGIGAVSAHDGAAVWRWALAAALLGLVQTLTGTWLHFLNYGLWLHGAGSTQRAVSAHTTRIGAALREQTTTGNLVAISTTDVNHVGNTVEMTGRAFGSLLAFVVVAVWLISTSPLLGVVALVGVPVAVLGIGPLLAPLQKRKAKQREKRGDVNALGADIVSGLRILRGIGGERRFFTRFRETSQRVRRAGIDVGKAEAWLAAAEIALPGLVTVVITWLGARLAVAGEIGVGQLVSFYGVSAFLIWPVTAATEAVGAITSGLVAARKVVALLALRPKLADPETPVPLPDGPLELVDTESGVRVAPGRLTVVDFGAEGEAVADRLARFADPAEGEEVLVGGVRADQIALAELRRRVVYAHNQDIWFSGVLREQLTPARPSDVSIAEALYAADADDIVEALPNGVEEVIGERGREVSGGQRQRLNLARALATGADVLVLDEPTSAVDAHTEARITERVARLRRGKTTVVFSQSPLWTHVADEVYTKKAVTV is encoded by the coding sequence GTGCTTTCCGCCACATATCCCTTTCCGCCGCTGCGGCTGCCCGCGCGGCCGAGCGCGAGCCGGTTCCTGCTCGCCGTGTTCCGGGCTCGGCTCGGCACGGTGCTGGGCGCGGCCGCGCTCGGTGTCGTCTGGGCGCTGCCCGGTGCGCTGGTGCCGCTGGTGATCGGCCAGGGCATCGGTGCCGTCAGCGCGCACGACGGCGCCGCCGTCTGGCGGTGGGCGCTCGCCGCTGCCCTGCTCGGGCTGGTGCAGACGCTCACCGGGACGTGGCTGCACTTCCTCAACTACGGCCTGTGGCTGCACGGCGCCGGCTCGACGCAGCGCGCCGTGTCGGCGCACACCACGCGGATCGGCGCCGCCCTGCGTGAGCAGACGACCACCGGCAACCTCGTCGCGATCTCGACCACCGACGTCAACCACGTCGGCAACACCGTCGAGATGACCGGCCGCGCGTTCGGCTCGCTGCTGGCGTTCGTCGTGGTCGCGGTCTGGCTGATCTCGACGTCGCCGTTGCTGGGCGTGGTCGCGCTGGTCGGCGTGCCGGTCGCGGTGCTGGGCATCGGGCCGCTGCTGGCGCCGCTGCAGAAGCGCAAGGCGAAGCAGCGTGAGAAGCGCGGGGACGTCAACGCGCTCGGCGCCGACATCGTGTCCGGCCTGCGGATCCTGCGTGGCATCGGTGGCGAGCGGCGGTTCTTCACCCGATTTCGGGAAACGAGCCAGCGGGTGCGGCGGGCCGGCATCGACGTCGGCAAGGCCGAAGCGTGGCTGGCCGCGGCCGAGATCGCGCTGCCCGGCCTGGTCACCGTGGTGATCACCTGGCTCGGGGCGCGGCTGGCCGTGGCCGGCGAGATCGGCGTCGGGCAGCTCGTGTCGTTCTACGGCGTTTCGGCGTTCCTCATCTGGCCGGTCACCGCCGCGACCGAGGCGGTCGGCGCGATCACGTCCGGCCTGGTCGCCGCGCGCAAGGTGGTGGCGCTGCTGGCGCTGCGCCCGAAGCTGGCCGACCCCGAGACGCCGGTGCCGCTGCCCGACGGGCCGCTGGAGCTGGTCGACACCGAGTCGGGCGTCCGGGTCGCGCCCGGACGGCTGACGGTCGTCGACTTCGGCGCCGAAGGCGAAGCGGTCGCCGACCGGCTGGCCCGGTTCGCCGACCCGGCCGAGGGCGAAGAGGTGCTGGTCGGCGGCGTGCGGGCGGACCAGATCGCGCTCGCGGAGCTGCGGCGGCGGGTCGTCTACGCGCACAACCAGGACATCTGGTTCTCCGGCGTGCTGCGCGAGCAGCTGACGCCGGCGCGGCCGAGCGACGTGAGCATCGCCGAAGCGCTGTACGCGGCCGACGCCGACGACATCGTCGAGGCGCTGCCGAACGGCGTCGAAGAGGTGATCGGCGAGCGCGGCCGCGAGGTGTCCGGCGGTCAGCGGCAGCGGCTGAACCTGGCCCGCGCGCTGGCGACCGGCGCCGACGTCCTGGTGCTGGACGAGCCGACCTCGGCGGTCGACGCGCACACGGAGGCTCGCATCACCGAACGCGTCGCGCGGCTGCGGCGCGGCAAGACGACGGTGGTGTTCAGCCAGAGTCCCTTGTGGACACATGTGGCGGACGAGGTCTACACGAAGAAAGCAGTGACGGTATGA
- the purL gene encoding phosphoribosylformylglycinamidine synthase subunit PurL, with the protein MANPDTDTVTSTVDTTERAGATPDHTQPYRELGLADDEYARIREILGRRPTDAELAMYSVMWSEHCSYKSSKKHLRYFGETATDEMKAKMLAGIGENAGVVDIGEGWAVTFKVESHNHPSYVEPYQGAATGVGGIVRDIMAMGARPLAVADALRFGPADAPDTKRVLPGVVAGVGGYGNCLGLPNIGGELVFDPSYSGNPLVNALCVGAMRVEDLHLAFASGTGNKIILFGARTGLDGIGGVSVLASDTFSGDESASGRKKLPSVQVGDPFTEKVLIECCLELFAQKLVVGIQDLGGAGLSCATSELAAAGDGGMHIYLDRVPLRATGMTPAEVLSSESQERMCAVVAPENVEAFMAVCRKWDVIATDIGEVTDGEHLVITWHGETVVDVPAHTVAHQGPVYDRPIQRPSTQDALIADTSAKLPRPSTPDELRADILRLISSPNQASKEWVTSQYDRYVRGNSVLAQPSDSGMIRIDESSGRGVSVATDCNSKFVYLDPYRGAQLALAEAYRNVATGGATPVAVSDCLNFGAPTDPGVMWQFEQAVHGLADGCVELGIPVTGGNVSFFNQTGDTAILPTPVIGVLGVIDDVTRRIPTGIGAEAGETLLLLGETHDELDGSAWARELHGHLGGVPPRVDLAREKLLAEILVAGSRDGMISAAHDLSDGGLIQTLVETVLIGQCGARVFLDTDQDPFVQLFSESAGRVLVAVPRTEELRFTEMCTARGLPWRKTGVVDPESGTLELQGITEFTLDELREAWENTLPALFD; encoded by the coding sequence GTGGCGAACCCTGACACGGACACCGTGACCAGCACCGTTGACACCACCGAGCGCGCCGGGGCGACCCCGGACCACACCCAGCCGTACCGCGAACTCGGCCTCGCCGACGACGAGTACGCCCGCATCCGCGAGATCCTCGGCCGCCGGCCCACCGACGCCGAGCTGGCGATGTACTCGGTGATGTGGAGCGAGCACTGCTCGTACAAGTCGTCGAAGAAGCACCTCCGGTACTTCGGGGAGACCGCCACCGACGAGATGAAGGCCAAGATGCTGGCCGGCATCGGCGAGAACGCAGGCGTCGTCGACATCGGCGAGGGCTGGGCGGTCACCTTCAAGGTGGAGAGCCACAACCACCCGTCCTATGTGGAGCCGTACCAGGGCGCGGCGACCGGCGTCGGCGGCATCGTCCGCGACATCATGGCCATGGGCGCGCGGCCCCTCGCGGTCGCCGACGCCCTGCGCTTCGGACCGGCCGACGCCCCTGACACCAAGCGCGTGCTGCCCGGCGTCGTGGCCGGCGTCGGCGGCTACGGCAACTGCCTCGGCCTGCCCAACATCGGCGGCGAGCTCGTGTTCGACCCGTCCTACTCGGGCAACCCGCTGGTCAACGCCCTGTGCGTCGGCGCGATGCGCGTCGAGGACCTGCACCTGGCGTTCGCGTCCGGCACCGGCAACAAGATCATCCTGTTCGGTGCCCGCACCGGCCTCGACGGCATCGGCGGCGTCTCCGTCCTGGCAAGTGACACCTTTTCGGGTGACGAATCGGCGTCCGGCCGCAAGAAACTGCCGAGCGTCCAGGTCGGCGACCCGTTCACCGAGAAGGTGCTCATCGAGTGCTGCCTCGAGCTGTTCGCGCAGAAGCTCGTCGTCGGCATCCAGGACCTCGGCGGCGCCGGGCTGTCCTGCGCGACGTCGGAGCTGGCGGCGGCCGGTGACGGCGGCATGCACATCTACCTCGACCGCGTCCCGCTGCGCGCCACCGGGATGACGCCGGCCGAGGTCCTCTCCAGTGAGTCGCAGGAACGCATGTGCGCGGTCGTCGCGCCGGAGAACGTCGAGGCGTTCATGGCGGTGTGCCGCAAGTGGGACGTCATCGCCACCGACATCGGCGAGGTCACCGACGGCGAGCACCTGGTCATCACCTGGCACGGCGAGACGGTCGTCGACGTCCCGGCGCACACGGTGGCCCACCAGGGCCCGGTGTACGACCGGCCGATCCAGCGTCCGTCCACTCAGGACGCACTGATCGCGGACACGTCGGCGAAGCTGCCGCGTCCGTCCACTCCGGACGAATTGCGCGCGGACATCCTGCGGCTGATTTCGTCGCCGAACCAGGCGTCGAAGGAATGGGTGACGTCGCAGTACGACCGGTACGTGCGCGGCAACAGCGTGCTGGCGCAGCCGTCCGACTCGGGCATGATCCGGATCGACGAGTCGAGCGGCCGCGGCGTCTCGGTGGCGACGGACTGCAACAGCAAGTTCGTCTACCTGGACCCGTACCGCGGCGCGCAGCTGGCGCTGGCGGAGGCGTACCGCAACGTGGCGACGGGCGGCGCGACGCCGGTTGCGGTCTCGGACTGCCTCAACTTCGGCGCCCCGACCGACCCGGGCGTGATGTGGCAGTTCGAGCAGGCGGTGCACGGCCTCGCGGACGGCTGCGTGGAGCTGGGCATCCCGGTGACGGGCGGCAACGTGAGCTTCTTCAACCAGACGGGCGACACGGCGATCCTGCCGACGCCGGTGATCGGCGTGCTGGGCGTGATCGACGACGTCACCCGCCGCATCCCGACGGGCATCGGCGCGGAGGCGGGCGAAACGCTGCTGCTGCTGGGCGAAACGCACGACGAGCTGGACGGCTCGGCCTGGGCCCGCGAGCTGCACGGCCACCTGGGCGGCGTGCCCCCGCGCGTCGACCTGGCCCGCGAAAAGCTCCTGGCGGAGATCCTGGTGGCGGGTTCCCGCGACGGCATGATCTCGGCCGCGCACGACCTTTCGGACGGCGGCCTGATCCAGACGCTGGTCGAGACGGTCCTCATCGGACAGTGCGGCGCCCGGGTGTTCCTGGACACCGACCAGGACCCGTTCGTCCAGCTGTTCTCCGAGTCGGCGGGCCGCGTGCTGGTGGCGGTCCCGCGCACGGAGGAGCTGCGGTTCACGGAGATGTGCACGGCCCGCGGGCTGCCGTGGCGCAAGACGGGCGTGGTGGACCCGGAGTCGGGAACGCTGGAGCTGCAGGGCATCACCGAGTTCACGCTCGACGAGCTGCGCGAGGCCTGGGAGAACACGCTCCCGGCCCTGTTCGACTGA
- a CDS encoding pentapeptide repeat-containing protein has product MRVWRSPLAWTFAASLLLVAVGGWLLADPATSRSDALKTGGLAGGAIVALYALWLNDRRRRVEERRQDIERRRHELESQRAEQDRERVADERFAKAVELLGHDADQVRVGALHALAGLARSRPEYTQTVLDVLCSYLRRPFDHPRYKPGLDRDALIGPPEEERELQVRLTAQRLIRELLPPAGEAGAPGYDLDLTGAVVEYLDLSGCKVGGMLLRYAALHSSTNLSGSRFTGRVYLTGAGTGPGRLGGHFRCRGAVFESLAWFSGTRFAELVDFTETTFAGQTTFKNATFAGDAVFHGVVVAGSIDLNRTRFGGQTDLRFASLASPPALYNTRVRAEKDVQLPESWVLEELRDGELRIIAKAG; this is encoded by the coding sequence GTGAGGGTGTGGCGATCGCCGCTGGCGTGGACGTTCGCGGCGTCGCTGCTGCTGGTGGCGGTGGGCGGCTGGCTGCTGGCCGACCCGGCCACGAGCCGCAGCGACGCACTGAAGACGGGCGGCCTCGCCGGCGGCGCGATCGTGGCGCTGTACGCGTTGTGGCTGAACGACCGGCGCCGACGCGTCGAGGAGCGCCGCCAGGACATCGAGCGACGCCGCCACGAGCTGGAGTCGCAGCGCGCGGAGCAGGATCGCGAGCGGGTGGCGGACGAGCGGTTCGCCAAGGCCGTGGAGCTGCTGGGGCACGACGCCGACCAGGTGCGGGTGGGGGCGCTGCACGCGTTGGCGGGCTTGGCGCGGAGCCGGCCGGAGTACACGCAGACGGTGCTGGACGTGCTGTGCTCGTACCTGCGGCGGCCGTTCGACCACCCGCGGTACAAGCCGGGCCTCGACCGCGACGCCTTGATCGGTCCGCCCGAGGAAGAGCGCGAACTGCAGGTCCGGCTGACGGCCCAGCGGCTGATCCGTGAGCTGCTGCCACCGGCGGGCGAAGCCGGCGCTCCCGGCTACGACCTGGACCTGACGGGCGCGGTCGTCGAATACCTCGACCTGTCGGGGTGCAAGGTGGGCGGCATGCTGCTGAGGTACGCGGCCTTGCACAGCAGCACGAACCTGAGCGGCTCCCGCTTCACGGGCAGGGTCTACCTGACGGGAGCGGGTACGGGACCGGGCCGGCTGGGGGGCCACTTCCGGTGCCGCGGGGCGGTTTTCGAGAGTCTCGCGTGGTTCAGCGGAACCCGGTTCGCCGAGCTGGTGGACTTCACGGAGACGACGTTCGCCGGCCAGACGACGTTCAAGAACGCCACGTTCGCGGGCGACGCGGTGTTTCACGGGGTCGTGGTGGCGGGGTCGATCGATTTGAACCGAACCCGATTCGGGGGCCAGACCGACCTGCGGTTCGCGTCGCTTGCGTCGCCGCCCGCGTTGTACAACACGCGGGTTCGGGCGGAGAAGGATGTGCAGTTGCCGGAGAGCTGGGTGTTGGAAGAGCTGCGGGATGGGGAGCTGAGGATCATCGCCAAGGCGGGGTGA
- a CDS encoding lysozyme, with protein sequence MSTSRRGRLFAALVVPATLLLLGSTAQAATFSPEADPVAAINADIAQHNHELGSQIRRVEGDKSTPDTQQAAQQPQPAQAVPNQVLATVAGMDVASYQGNVDWASWWNQGKRFVWTKATESTSYTNPYFAQQYNGSYNQGFIRGAYHFATPNTSSGAAQAQYFVAHGGGWSADGKTLPGALDMEYNPYGATCYGLSKAGMTSWILDFHDTYHALTGRYPVIYTSTSWWSSCVSGDFSSTAPLWVARYASSVGTLPYNWGYYTVWQYTSSPLDQDTFNGAYDRLQALANG encoded by the coding sequence ATGTCCACTTCCCGAAGAGGGCGGCTGTTCGCCGCCCTGGTCGTCCCGGCCACGCTGCTCCTGCTCGGCAGCACGGCGCAGGCGGCGACGTTCTCCCCCGAGGCCGACCCGGTGGCCGCGATCAACGCGGACATCGCGCAGCACAACCACGAGCTGGGGTCGCAGATCCGGCGCGTCGAAGGCGACAAGTCGACACCGGACACGCAGCAGGCGGCGCAGCAGCCACAGCCGGCGCAGGCCGTGCCGAACCAGGTGCTGGCCACGGTGGCCGGCATGGACGTCGCCAGCTACCAGGGCAACGTCGACTGGGCGAGCTGGTGGAACCAGGGCAAGCGGTTCGTCTGGACCAAAGCCACGGAGAGCACCAGCTACACCAACCCGTATTTCGCGCAGCAGTACAACGGCTCCTACAACCAGGGCTTCATCCGCGGCGCCTACCACTTCGCCACGCCGAACACCTCGAGCGGCGCGGCGCAGGCCCAGTACTTCGTCGCCCACGGCGGCGGCTGGTCGGCCGACGGCAAGACGCTGCCCGGCGCGCTGGACATGGAGTACAACCCGTACGGCGCGACCTGCTACGGGCTGAGCAAGGCGGGGATGACGTCGTGGATCCTCGACTTCCACGACACCTACCACGCCCTCACCGGCCGGTACCCGGTGATCTACACCTCGACGAGCTGGTGGAGCTCCTGCGTCAGCGGTGACTTCTCCAGCACGGCCCCGCTGTGGGTCGCGCGGTACGCCTCGTCGGTGGGCACGCTGCCGTACAACTGGGGTTACTACACCGTCTGGCAGTACACCTCGAGCCCGCTCGACCAGGACACCTTCAACGGTGCCTACGACCGGCTCCAGGCGCTGGCCAACGGCTGA
- a CDS encoding lysozyme yields MKRRSLLPAFLTVVLLAAGQAPATAGDVYAGAEDHYAGSQIAKVEGVDAAPGVLYGGDDQQLGHDVSGHQGPVDWPGAARSGAKFVYVKATEGTGFLNPQFAQQYNGSYQVGLIRGAYHFARPDISDGASQARYFLAHGGGWSADGKTLPGALDAEYNPYGETCYGKDAAGMVAWIRDFSETYRAATGRYPTIYTSTSWWKRCTANNGGFGGNPLWIARYNTFIGELPAGWSIHTIWQFADRGSLPGDQNWFNGPADRLRALALG; encoded by the coding sequence GTGAAACGTCGTTCGCTGCTGCCCGCGTTCCTGACCGTCGTCCTGCTCGCCGCCGGGCAGGCCCCGGCGACGGCCGGTGACGTCTACGCGGGCGCCGAGGACCACTACGCGGGTTCGCAGATCGCCAAGGTGGAAGGCGTCGACGCGGCGCCCGGCGTGCTGTACGGCGGTGACGACCAGCAGCTCGGCCACGACGTCAGCGGGCACCAGGGTCCGGTCGACTGGCCCGGCGCCGCCCGGTCGGGCGCGAAGTTCGTCTACGTCAAGGCGACCGAGGGCACCGGGTTCCTCAACCCGCAGTTCGCCCAGCAGTACAACGGTTCCTACCAAGTCGGCCTGATCCGCGGCGCCTACCACTTCGCCCGGCCGGACATCTCCGACGGCGCGTCGCAGGCGCGGTACTTCCTGGCCCACGGCGGCGGCTGGTCGGCCGACGGCAAGACGCTGCCGGGCGCGCTCGACGCGGAGTACAACCCGTACGGCGAGACCTGCTACGGCAAGGATGCCGCGGGCATGGTCGCCTGGATCCGCGACTTCTCCGAGACCTACCGCGCCGCGACGGGCCGGTACCCGACCATCTACACGTCGACGAGCTGGTGGAAGCGCTGCACCGCGAACAACGGCGGGTTCGGCGGCAACCCGCTGTGGATCGCGCGCTACAACACCTTCATCGGCGAGCTGCCCGCCGGCTGGAGCATCCACACGATCTGGCAGTTCGCCGACCGCGGTTCCCTGCCCGGCGACCAGAACTGGTTCAACGGCCCGGCCGACCGGTTGCGCGCCCTCGCGCTGGGCTGA
- a CDS encoding type VII secretion system-associated protein, with protein MAQRDEADRMVSQQPTGSGADRPGRHSKQNRAARRGGQQARRSGRHGTPEITAEMRANARANPNSWLYVIDEAFDPNGPVPSWAVVGAYPVNGAGDVVADFHPNDRYRPSPKALGFPEPTNELEQLLQLVRTEHRPASDLPKVVLDATLFVYAMSPVQRTVIGFHNTDGRVMVPAYTRKALVPREWPHARAVLGRDIVRLLGGHPVAINPHDLITAVVPAEHLLKALADERR; from the coding sequence ATGGCGCAGCGGGACGAGGCAGATCGGATGGTTTCGCAGCAGCCCACCGGCAGCGGGGCCGACCGCCCCGGCAGGCACAGCAAGCAGAACCGGGCCGCGCGCCGCGGCGGCCAGCAGGCCCGCCGGTCGGGCAGGCACGGCACGCCGGAGATCACCGCGGAGATGCGCGCGAACGCCCGCGCCAACCCCAACAGCTGGCTCTACGTCATCGACGAGGCCTTCGACCCGAACGGCCCGGTGCCGTCGTGGGCGGTCGTCGGCGCCTACCCGGTGAACGGCGCGGGCGACGTCGTCGCCGACTTCCACCCGAACGACCGCTACCGGCCCTCGCCCAAGGCGCTCGGCTTCCCGGAGCCGACGAACGAGCTGGAGCAGCTGCTGCAGCTGGTCCGCACCGAGCACCGGCCGGCGTCGGACCTGCCGAAGGTCGTCCTCGACGCGACGCTGTTCGTCTACGCCATGTCGCCGGTGCAGCGCACGGTGATCGGGTTCCACAACACCGACGGCCGGGTCATGGTGCCCGCCTACACGCGCAAGGCGCTGGTGCCGCGCGAGTGGCCGCACGCCCGCGCGGTGCTCGGCCGCGACATCGTCCGGCTGCTCGGCGGTCACCCGGTCGCGATCAACCCGCACGACCTGATCACGGCGGTCGTGCCGGCCGAGCACCTGCTGAAGGCACTGGCCGACGAACGCCGCTGA